In one Bacillus thuringiensis genomic region, the following are encoded:
- a CDS encoding class I SAM-dependent methyltransferase, whose amino-acid sequence MIVTTAGRTNKEMTAYANKIAAELNRSFVKRNDIPVHKLHEQYEQDVLVVGKNRLAIYPKGTEESFFFHPNSAMFRVKRLMRGEHDPFVQATQLERGMTVLDCTLGMASDSIVASYVVGESGKVTGLEGNEYMAYIMENGLKTWSSSVSEIDEAMQRIQVKQTEHFSFLAQCEDNSYDVVYLDPMFEETVIESDGIKGLKHFALYHDITDETIAEAKRVARKRVVLKDHFRSSRFEKHNFHVYKRKSAKFHFGVIDPC is encoded by the coding sequence ATGATCGTAACAACAGCAGGAAGAACAAACAAAGAAATGACAGCATATGCAAACAAGATAGCAGCAGAATTAAATCGTTCTTTCGTTAAACGTAATGACATACCAGTGCATAAATTACATGAGCAGTATGAACAAGATGTACTTGTCGTAGGAAAGAACCGATTAGCTATTTATCCGAAAGGTACGGAAGAATCGTTTTTCTTTCATCCGAACTCAGCGATGTTTCGTGTGAAAAGGTTAATGCGTGGAGAACACGATCCGTTTGTACAAGCCACGCAATTAGAGAGAGGAATGACAGTGTTAGATTGTACGCTCGGGATGGCATCAGATAGTATTGTAGCTAGTTATGTTGTTGGTGAAAGCGGAAAAGTAACAGGACTTGAAGGCAATGAGTATATGGCTTATATTATGGAAAATGGTTTGAAAACATGGTCTTCATCCGTTTCTGAAATTGATGAAGCAATGCAAAGAATTCAAGTAAAGCAAACGGAGCATTTTTCATTTTTAGCGCAATGTGAAGACAATAGTTACGATGTCGTTTACCTTGATCCGATGTTTGAAGAAACTGTCATAGAATCCGATGGAATTAAAGGATTAAAACACTTCGCTTTGTATCATGATATTACTGACGAAACAATTGCGGAGGCAAAACGAGTGGCGAGAAAACGTGTCGTTTTAAAAGATCATTTTCGTAGTTCTAGATTTGAAAAACACAATTTTCATGTATACAAAAGAAAAAGTGCTAAGTTTCACTTTGGTGTAATTGACCCTTGCTAA
- the argS gene encoding arginine--tRNA ligase — translation MDYKMQFAESLSNIFTNELTQKQILDLIETPKQDEFGDAAFPCFSLAKQYKKAPALIAKEVAEKFNDPFFTKVEVVGPYVNVFFNRETVSDAVLKTVLAEKEEFGQNHFGCEKTVVIDYSSPNIAKPFSMGHLRSTMIGNSLKHIAEKCGYEVVGINYIGDWGTQFGKLITAYKKWGNEAVVKEDPIRELFKLYVQFHEEVKDDEELEEEGRAWFKKLEEGDEEAVELWNWFRHESLKEFSRIYELLGVEFTNFQGEAFYNNLMEDFIGILEEHELLEESEGALVVNLEEEGMPPCLIRKSDGATIYATRDLTAALYRQNTYGFDKALYVVGPEQSLHFNQFFTVLKKLGYTWVDGMEHVPFGFILKDGKKMSTRKGRVILLEEVLEEAIELAKQNIEEKNPNLKQKEVVAKQVGVGAVIFHDLKNERMHNIEFSLENMLKFEGETGPYVQYTHARACSILRKESVEFETCTFALKDDHSWSVVKLLNKFPQIIEAAFNKNEPSFISKYILDVAQSFNKYYGNVRILEESKEKDSRLALVYAVTVVLKEGLRLLGVEAPEEM, via the coding sequence ATGGATTATAAAATGCAGTTTGCGGAAAGTTTATCTAATATTTTCACGAATGAATTAACGCAAAAACAAATTTTAGATTTAATTGAAACACCGAAACAAGATGAATTTGGAGATGCAGCGTTCCCATGCTTTTCATTAGCGAAGCAATATAAAAAAGCACCAGCTCTTATCGCAAAGGAAGTTGCTGAGAAATTCAATGATCCGTTTTTTACGAAAGTAGAAGTCGTTGGTCCTTATGTAAATGTATTTTTCAATCGTGAAACTGTAAGTGATGCAGTATTAAAAACAGTTTTAGCGGAGAAAGAAGAGTTCGGTCAAAACCACTTTGGCTGTGAAAAAACAGTAGTAATTGATTATTCCTCTCCTAATATCGCGAAACCTTTTTCGATGGGGCATTTACGTTCTACAATGATAGGAAATTCGCTGAAACATATCGCTGAAAAATGTGGCTATGAAGTTGTAGGGATTAATTATATAGGAGATTGGGGAACACAGTTTGGAAAGTTAATTACGGCTTATAAAAAATGGGGAAATGAAGCAGTAGTTAAAGAAGATCCAATACGTGAGCTATTTAAGTTATATGTCCAATTCCATGAAGAGGTAAAAGACGACGAAGAACTAGAAGAAGAAGGACGTGCTTGGTTTAAGAAACTAGAAGAAGGTGATGAAGAAGCGGTAGAACTTTGGAATTGGTTCCGTCATGAGTCCCTTAAAGAATTTTCTCGCATTTATGAACTTCTCGGCGTAGAATTTACTAATTTTCAGGGAGAAGCATTTTATAATAATTTAATGGAAGATTTTATTGGGATTTTAGAAGAACATGAGTTGCTTGAAGAATCAGAAGGTGCATTAGTCGTTAATTTAGAAGAAGAAGGAATGCCGCCTTGCTTAATTAGAAAATCAGATGGTGCGACGATTTATGCAACGCGTGACTTAACGGCAGCTTTATATCGTCAAAACACTTATGGGTTTGATAAAGCGCTATATGTTGTTGGTCCAGAACAAAGCTTACATTTCAATCAATTTTTCACCGTATTAAAAAAACTTGGCTATACTTGGGTTGATGGTATGGAACACGTACCGTTTGGCTTCATTTTAAAAGATGGTAAGAAAATGTCGACACGTAAAGGAAGAGTTATTTTACTTGAAGAAGTACTCGAAGAAGCAATCGAACTTGCAAAACAAAATATTGAAGAGAAAAATCCAAACTTAAAACAAAAAGAAGTAGTAGCAAAGCAAGTCGGTGTTGGTGCAGTCATCTTCCACGATTTAAAAAATGAGCGTATGCACAATATTGAATTCTCATTAGAAAACATGCTGAAATTTGAAGGAGAAACAGGCCCGTACGTACAGTACACACATGCACGTGCTTGTTCTATTTTAAGAAAAGAAAGTGTAGAATTTGAAACATGTACATTTGCTTTAAAAGACGATCATAGCTGGAGTGTCGTAAAATTACTAAATAAATTCCCGCAAATAATTGAAGCAGCTTTCAATAAAAATGAGCCATCGTTTATTTCGAAATATATATTAGATGTAGCACAATCATTCAATAAATATTACGGTAATGTTCGTATATTAGAAGAGAGCAAAGAAAAAGACAGCAGACTCGCATTGGTTTATGCTGTGACGGTTGTATTAAAAGAAGGATTACGTTTACTTGGGGTGGAGGCACCTGAGGAAATGTAA
- a CDS encoding DUF2085 domain-containing protein, which yields MIRTFILQIPCHRRLDRSFFKLQKYIPLCARCTGMLIGILMFPIYFYMTPSFLLAIILSFFAQIPLLIDGFTQKWKWRSSSNLLRITTGVLSGNGMGLFISSTVIWILS from the coding sequence TTGATTCGAACTTTTATTTTACAAATTCCTTGTCATAGAAGATTAGATAGGAGTTTTTTTAAACTACAAAAGTACATACCTTTATGTGCGCGTTGTACAGGCATGCTTATTGGTATTTTAATGTTTCCAATTTATTTTTATATGACACCTTCATTTCTTTTGGCAATCATACTATCATTTTTCGCTCAAATTCCGTTACTTATCGATGGGTTCACCCAAAAGTGGAAATGGAGAAGTAGCTCAAATTTGCTAAGAATAACTACTGGTGTATTAAGCGGTAATGGTATGGGATTATTCATTTCATCTACTGTTATATGGATATTATCTTAA
- a CDS encoding bacteriocin-processing peptidase family protein yields the protein MLDFKQLETCLKDKRFVDGLQEINNEISYIKEKNTLSYVKNWLANIPSHKELDILIRLTDEGLMHQYSSFLIRYAYKKFPNMRTLSLYCDELIDERKILEAEQLLKSSLEELSKEEIDADFLAKTYFTLVRCLLEMKRNEEALVYMQKAEEYSTRAVFDKWGYVYMHTGEWEKAEEQFIAGLQHEDCEELSTYLLSQLYANKGEQKRAIQLIDDAIVKFPQVPYFHFEKIKYLLDLEQYEEMLAVIDNINTQLPYHAYNTYFIHLRAEALYKMNKFADLQKLLKEEKSLKESLYHNLEKNPDGKKVHLPIVPIVQKDNYCVPTSLEMMLRIWGEKRTQDEIAEFIFDMTGSKFSDTVSYLEELGYEYRYFKGNEENYKRLIDEGIPVLLSIDIEHASHVQVLSGYDDTLQAFYVQDPNFIEPVLVEYSKLQEKYRYTGCLAITFVPKEKKEQLAFLSEEENRYFKSIFSLTDHLDEHDKEGISNLVQFLKETSDNPNTWLYTIKHLDVEVDKEFILYCIDKLMEKFPNSDFVKLHGAQCFIRLQEVEKAEQMLTSVETKNNRALYHLINGRYAFEQESYLEAISSFRSSLQLDADQPIAWSFLALSYMYIDQSEKALQYSQVALERSPERFTLTNHGLILIDLEKYEEAYEIFNDLLKEYKYEAHVWYERARCAHQLGKLYLAIKGLKVAIHLDSNAPYIYTKLSEIYESDLKDEESAKEILLNGIENCDDKAPLYVKLGDYHFQNDSLEEAEVLYKRALEENDEDVYSHFGLTQVYMAREQYKEAKEYILGLEKQIEKSQDFLMNAGMVLWDAEIELGGNEEGFKVALSKLENGIKKSDYNVASALDEYVNRIKGTEFVQRGIAFLRTLHKERNEVSEYGCYAGILYESIGQYGQAMKRYNKAIEQMETALPYYRIGETLMALGQLTEAKQAYETCLELDGNFVGVHLQLAEIYEKEENRSKEQSHMVQAMKEEPLHINMEYLAQLSVDMNLQEELLTELEQLADEVPEIWRLDAIAYVYGAMNETDKEQAQIEYALQLDGEHIEVLYHYAKVLVKKRNVKAIEVAMKVIQKDFDNERIFDVYVKAVEQHKKLSNIRDFLHTLKVKKAERSTAFMYAAAAVTEIWIERQLHEQPKRSIITRAFYRMKNRAKEISMVTMIIDLYEISLKLNPKNSMAAQRFALFYENVEMNKEAIEILHTSLENKWDYDVAKQLANLFVECEEEDMLRDALELTKQMVRELPDDYDTLLLQAQVFFKAGEERKAEKIILQLTEQTPFVSRAFLALGEIYQSQERFEEAIHVLENASIHHPNETAILLSLASSYHGAGQTIKAEKITNEVLIIDASDLLARYDRACYLAQLNRNEEAKEELEFVLREDESGFFAELIEDDENLAALREFEK from the coding sequence ATGCTAGATTTTAAGCAGTTAGAAACTTGTTTAAAAGACAAGAGATTTGTAGATGGATTACAGGAAATAAATAATGAAATTTCATATATAAAAGAAAAGAATACTTTATCCTATGTGAAGAATTGGCTGGCCAATATTCCTTCGCATAAGGAGCTCGATATATTAATTCGCCTTACTGATGAAGGGCTTATGCACCAATACAGTTCATTCCTCATTCGTTACGCTTATAAAAAATTCCCAAATATGAGAACGCTCTCTTTATATTGTGATGAGTTAATTGATGAGCGGAAAATTCTTGAAGCAGAGCAGTTGTTAAAATCTTCTTTAGAAGAGTTAAGTAAAGAAGAAATAGATGCAGATTTCTTAGCGAAAACATACTTTACGTTAGTACGATGTCTTTTAGAAATGAAACGAAACGAAGAAGCGTTAGTGTATATGCAAAAAGCAGAGGAGTACAGTACACGCGCAGTGTTTGATAAATGGGGCTACGTTTATATGCATACAGGTGAATGGGAGAAAGCGGAAGAACAATTTATTGCTGGCTTGCAGCATGAAGATTGTGAAGAGTTATCTACCTATTTATTATCACAATTGTATGCGAATAAAGGAGAACAAAAACGCGCGATACAGTTAATCGATGATGCAATTGTAAAATTCCCACAAGTACCATATTTTCATTTTGAGAAGATAAAGTATTTATTAGATTTAGAGCAATATGAAGAGATGTTAGCGGTAATAGATAACATAAATACTCAGCTGCCGTATCATGCCTATAATACTTACTTTATACATTTACGTGCAGAAGCACTGTACAAAATGAATAAATTTGCAGATTTACAAAAACTATTAAAAGAAGAAAAGAGTTTAAAAGAATCTTTATATCATAATTTAGAAAAAAATCCGGATGGAAAAAAGGTTCACTTGCCGATAGTTCCTATTGTACAAAAGGATAATTATTGTGTTCCGACAAGTTTAGAGATGATGTTGCGTATATGGGGAGAGAAACGTACACAAGATGAAATAGCAGAGTTTATTTTTGATATGACAGGTTCGAAGTTTTCAGATACTGTTTCTTATTTAGAAGAATTAGGTTATGAATATCGTTATTTTAAAGGGAATGAAGAGAATTATAAGAGACTGATTGACGAAGGAATTCCTGTTTTATTAAGTATAGATATTGAGCATGCTTCACACGTACAAGTTCTATCTGGATATGATGATACATTGCAAGCTTTCTATGTTCAAGATCCAAACTTTATAGAACCAGTTCTTGTGGAATATAGTAAATTACAAGAAAAATATCGTTATACAGGCTGTTTAGCAATCACGTTTGTTCCGAAAGAAAAGAAGGAGCAACTAGCGTTTCTAAGTGAGGAAGAAAATCGTTATTTTAAATCTATTTTTTCTCTTACGGATCATTTAGATGAACATGACAAAGAGGGGATTAGTAACTTAGTACAATTTTTAAAAGAAACGAGTGATAATCCAAATACGTGGTTATATACGATAAAGCACTTAGATGTTGAAGTAGATAAAGAATTTATTTTATATTGTATCGATAAGTTAATGGAAAAGTTTCCGAACTCGGACTTTGTTAAATTGCATGGTGCACAGTGTTTTATTCGTCTTCAGGAAGTAGAGAAAGCGGAGCAAATGCTGACAAGCGTTGAGACGAAAAATAATCGTGCTTTATATCATTTAATAAACGGAAGATATGCTTTTGAACAGGAAAGTTATCTAGAAGCGATTTCAAGCTTTCGTTCATCGTTACAATTAGACGCAGATCAGCCTATTGCTTGGAGTTTTCTCGCTTTATCCTATATGTATATTGATCAATCTGAAAAAGCATTGCAATACTCTCAAGTTGCGTTAGAGCGTAGTCCTGAAAGGTTCACTTTAACAAATCACGGTTTAATATTAATAGATTTAGAAAAATATGAAGAAGCATATGAGATCTTTAATGACTTGTTAAAAGAGTATAAATATGAAGCACATGTATGGTATGAACGAGCGAGATGTGCACATCAACTAGGAAAATTATATTTAGCAATAAAAGGGCTTAAAGTAGCGATTCATTTGGATAGTAATGCACCTTACATTTATACGAAACTTTCGGAAATATACGAATCTGATTTGAAGGATGAGGAAAGTGCGAAAGAAATTTTATTAAACGGTATTGAGAATTGTGATGATAAAGCACCTCTTTACGTAAAATTAGGTGACTATCATTTTCAAAATGATAGCTTGGAAGAAGCAGAAGTATTGTATAAGCGTGCTTTAGAAGAAAATGATGAGGATGTTTATTCTCACTTCGGACTTACACAAGTGTATATGGCAAGAGAACAATATAAGGAAGCAAAAGAATATATTCTTGGTCTTGAGAAGCAAATTGAAAAGAGCCAAGATTTCCTCATGAATGCAGGAATGGTTTTATGGGATGCTGAAATTGAACTTGGTGGAAATGAAGAAGGGTTTAAAGTAGCGCTATCTAAGTTAGAAAATGGTATAAAGAAAAGTGATTATAATGTAGCAAGTGCGTTAGATGAATATGTGAATCGAATTAAAGGAACGGAATTTGTACAACGAGGTATAGCATTTTTAAGAACGTTACACAAAGAAAGAAATGAAGTAAGTGAGTACGGTTGTTATGCAGGTATTTTATATGAATCTATTGGACAGTACGGCCAAGCGATGAAAAGATATAATAAGGCGATAGAACAAATGGAAACGGCATTACCGTATTACCGAATTGGCGAAACACTTATGGCATTAGGGCAATTGACGGAAGCAAAGCAGGCGTATGAAACATGTTTAGAGCTTGATGGGAATTTCGTAGGTGTACATTTACAGCTTGCGGAAATATACGAAAAAGAAGAAAACCGTTCTAAAGAACAAAGTCATATGGTTCAGGCGATGAAAGAAGAGCCGTTGCATATTAATATGGAATATTTGGCACAGCTTTCAGTAGATATGAATCTTCAGGAAGAATTGCTGACTGAACTAGAACAATTAGCGGACGAAGTACCTGAAATATGGCGTTTAGATGCGATTGCATATGTGTACGGAGCGATGAATGAAACAGATAAAGAACAAGCACAGATTGAATACGCGCTACAATTAGATGGTGAGCATATAGAAGTACTATATCATTATGCAAAAGTATTAGTGAAAAAAAGAAATGTAAAAGCAATTGAAGTTGCAATGAAAGTAATACAAAAAGATTTTGATAATGAACGTATATTTGATGTTTATGTAAAAGCAGTAGAGCAACATAAAAAATTGTCTAACATACGAGATTTTCTTCATACATTAAAGGTGAAAAAAGCAGAAAGAAGTACAGCATTCATGTATGCTGCAGCTGCGGTTACGGAAATATGGATTGAACGCCAGCTGCATGAACAGCCGAAACGATCTATCATTACGAGAGCTTTTTATCGTATGAAAAATCGTGCGAAAGAAATTTCAATGGTTACTATGATAATTGATTTATATGAAATCTCTTTAAAGTTAAATCCGAAAAATAGTATGGCAGCACAGCGATTTGCGCTATTTTATGAGAATGTAGAGATGAATAAAGAAGCAATAGAGATTCTACACACGTCACTAGAAAATAAATGGGATTATGACGTAGCGAAGCAACTTGCAAATCTTTTCGTTGAGTGCGAGGAAGAAGATATGTTAAGAGATGCTTTGGAATTAACGAAACAAATGGTTCGAGAACTACCAGATGATTATGATACTCTTCTTCTGCAAGCACAAGTATTCTTTAAAGCAGGGGAAGAAAGAAAAGCAGAAAAGATTATCTTACAATTAACAGAGCAAACACCGTTTGTAAGTAGAGCATTTCTTGCTTTAGGAGAAATATATCAAAGTCAAGAAAGGTTTGAAGAGGCAATTCATGTATTAGAAAATGCTTCTATACATCATCCAAATGAAACAGCAATTCTTCTTTCTTTAGCATCTTCATATCATGGTGCCGGCCAAACGATAAAGGCAGAAAAAATAACAAATGAAGTATTAATAATTGACGCGAGTGATTTGTTAGCAAGATATGATCGAGCTTGTTATTTAGCACAGTTAAATAGAAATGAAGAGGCGAAGGAAGAGCTTGAATTTGTCCTTCGTGAGGATGAATCGGGATTCTTTGCTGAACTTATTGAGGATGATGAAAATTTAGCAGCATTGCGAGAATTTGAAAAGTAA